The following coding sequences are from one Aggregicoccus sp. 17bor-14 window:
- the pssA gene encoding CDP-diacylglycerol--serine O-phosphatidyltransferase has product MKLRKLMFVLPNLFTVTSIFCGFYALTLCAGEPTPVHLYQAALAIFFAIFFDGFDGRVARLTRTQSQFGMELDSLADVVSFGAAPAMLVYKWALAPLGFVGLFLSFAFLACGALRLARFNVIAQRAPSGGGGRFFVGLPIPLAAGVLISLVIAHHAARGDVLSTGARVPIAVAVGALSLLMVSTVRYRTFKDLRLSRTSAMVFMLVLGGGLVIATQLHPAYVLVAYFSTYLALGLIESIFLLRSHLVSRRMAGGAAAGGAAALLADDADDGEDEDPDDEDEDFL; this is encoded by the coding sequence ATGAAGCTGCGCAAACTGATGTTCGTCCTGCCCAACCTGTTCACGGTGACGTCCATCTTCTGTGGCTTCTATGCCCTCACGCTGTGCGCGGGCGAGCCCACGCCGGTGCACCTCTACCAGGCGGCGCTGGCCATCTTCTTCGCCATCTTCTTCGACGGGTTCGACGGCCGCGTCGCGCGCCTCACCCGCACGCAGAGCCAGTTCGGCATGGAGCTCGACAGCCTGGCGGACGTGGTCTCGTTCGGGGCCGCGCCTGCCATGCTGGTGTACAAGTGGGCGCTCGCGCCCCTGGGCTTCGTGGGGCTGTTCCTCTCCTTCGCCTTCCTCGCCTGCGGCGCGCTGCGCCTCGCGCGCTTCAACGTGATCGCCCAGCGCGCGCCGTCGGGCGGCGGCGGCCGCTTCTTCGTGGGGCTGCCCATTCCGCTCGCCGCCGGCGTGCTCATCTCGCTCGTCATCGCGCACCACGCCGCGCGCGGCGACGTGCTGAGCACCGGCGCGCGCGTGCCCATCGCGGTCGCCGTGGGCGCGCTCTCGCTGCTGATGGTGTCCACGGTGCGCTACCGCACCTTCAAGGACCTGCGCCTCAGCCGCACCTCGGCCATGGTGTTCATGCTGGTGCTGGGCGGCGGGCTGGTGATCGCCACGCAGCTGCACCCGGCCTACGTGCTCGTCGCGTACTTCTCCACGTACCTCGCGCTGGGGCTCATCGAGTCCATCTTCCTGCTGCGCAGCCACCTCGTCTCGCGCCGCATGGCGGGCGGGGCGGCGGCCGGCGGCGCCGCGGCCCTGCTCGCGGACGACGCCGACGACGGCGAGGACGAGGACCCGGACGACGAGGACGAGGACTTCCTCTAG
- the ltaE gene encoding low-specificity L-threonine aldolase: MRSIDFRSDTVTRPTAAMRRAMAEAEVGDDVYGEDPTVRRLEEAVAARLGHEAALFVPSGTMANQIAIGLHCRQGEEVLTEAGSHIIHYEGAAVPALWGVQPAGLPGDRGLLTPEQVRAAVRPENIHYPRTRLLSLENTHNRGGGRVWPLALFRQVVEVARGARLRVHLDGARLFNAEVAAGQPAAEWARLTDSTSVCFSKGLGAPVGSALAGSRAFVEEGRRLRKRLGGGMRQAGVLAAAALYALENHVARLAEDHSNARHLAARLAEVPGVTVDAGAVETNMVVADFPMPADEAVARLGRAGVHSNTAGVRPGAVRLVCHLDLSRADIDEAVTRVRTVLAG, translated from the coding sequence ATGCGCTCCATCGACTTCCGCTCCGACACCGTCACCCGCCCCACCGCCGCCATGCGCCGCGCCATGGCCGAGGCCGAGGTGGGCGACGACGTGTACGGCGAGGACCCCACCGTGCGCAGGCTCGAGGAGGCCGTGGCCGCGCGGCTCGGCCACGAGGCCGCGCTCTTCGTCCCCTCCGGCACCATGGCGAACCAGATCGCCATCGGCCTGCACTGCCGCCAGGGCGAGGAGGTCCTCACCGAGGCCGGCAGCCACATCATCCACTACGAGGGCGCGGCGGTGCCGGCGCTCTGGGGCGTGCAGCCGGCGGGCCTCCCCGGAGACCGCGGCCTGCTCACCCCCGAGCAGGTGCGCGCCGCCGTGCGGCCCGAGAACATCCACTACCCGCGCACCCGGCTGCTCTCGCTCGAGAACACCCACAACCGCGGCGGCGGCCGCGTGTGGCCCCTCGCGCTCTTCCGCCAGGTGGTGGAGGTGGCGCGGGGCGCGCGCCTCAGGGTGCACCTGGACGGCGCCCGCCTCTTCAACGCCGAGGTCGCTGCGGGGCAGCCCGCCGCCGAGTGGGCGCGCCTCACCGACAGCACCTCGGTGTGCTTCTCCAAGGGCCTGGGCGCCCCCGTGGGCTCGGCGCTCGCCGGCTCGCGCGCCTTCGTGGAGGAGGGGCGCCGGCTGCGCAAGCGGCTGGGCGGTGGCATGCGCCAGGCGGGCGTGCTCGCCGCGGCGGCCCTGTACGCCCTCGAGAACCACGTGGCGCGCCTCGCCGAGGACCACTCCAACGCGCGCCACCTCGCCGCGCGCCTCGCCGAGGTACCGGGAGTGACGGTGGACGCCGGCGCGGTGGAGACCAACATGGTCGTCGCGGACTTCCCCATGCCCGCGGACGAGGCGGTGGCCCGGCTCGGCCGCGCGGGGGTGCACTCGAACACCGCCGGCGTGCGCCCGGGCGCGGTGCGCCTCGTCTGCCACCTGGACCTGAGCCGGGCGGACATCGACGAGGCCGTGACCCGCGTGCGCACGGTCCTGGCCGGCTAG
- a CDS encoding M23 family metallopeptidase — MRRRALLPLSLLSLGAALAGCASAPAPKLSFAELYARPEAPVPPPAPPRPAPRPPPPPLVLEWPVAPVAVTSLFGQRLHPITGTLRAHEGLDLAAREGTLVATAAEGVVLSAGWCGGYGLQVEVLHPDGLHSRYGHLSRILVEPGMVLEAGVVLGLVGSTGLSTGPHLHFELWRAGHALDPLRVLGLPLAGAQTREGRRPSGRRPL, encoded by the coding sequence GTGCGCCGCCGTGCCCTCCTCCCGCTCTCCCTCCTCTCGCTCGGTGCGGCCCTCGCGGGCTGCGCGAGTGCTCCTGCGCCGAAGCTGAGCTTCGCGGAGCTGTACGCGCGTCCCGAGGCCCCGGTGCCGCCGCCGGCCCCGCCGCGCCCCGCGCCGAGGCCCCCTCCGCCCCCGCTCGTGCTCGAGTGGCCCGTCGCCCCCGTCGCGGTGACCAGCCTCTTCGGCCAGCGGCTGCATCCCATCACCGGCACCCTGCGCGCCCACGAGGGCCTGGACCTCGCCGCCCGCGAGGGGACGCTGGTGGCCACCGCGGCCGAGGGGGTGGTGCTCAGCGCCGGCTGGTGCGGCGGCTACGGGCTGCAGGTGGAGGTGCTGCACCCGGACGGCCTGCACTCGCGCTACGGCCACCTCTCGCGCATCCTCGTGGAGCCCGGCATGGTGCTCGAGGCCGGCGTCGTGCTGGGGCTCGTGGGCAGCACGGGCCTGTCCACCGGCCCGCACCTGCACTTCGAGCTGTGGCGCGCGGGGCACGCGCTGGACCCGCTGCGGGTGCTGGGCCTGCCGCTCGCCGGAGCCCAGACGCGCGAAGGGCGCCGCCCTTCCGGACGACGCCCCCTCTGA
- a CDS encoding HU family DNA-binding protein codes for MTKAELVEAVAAQSKLTKKNASEILDIVFANIGKAVKKDSRFSYPGFGTWSLRSRKARKIRNPQTNEMMKLKASKTIGFRPAKELKQTL; via the coding sequence ATGACCAAGGCAGAGCTCGTGGAGGCGGTGGCGGCGCAGTCGAAGCTGACGAAGAAGAACGCGTCGGAGATCCTGGACATCGTCTTCGCCAACATCGGCAAGGCGGTGAAGAAGGACTCGCGCTTCAGCTACCCGGGCTTCGGGACGTGGTCGCTGCGCAGCCGCAAGGCGCGCAAGATCCGCAACCCCCAGACCAACGAGATGATGAAGCTCAAGGCCTCGAAGACCATCGGCTTCCGGCCGGCCAAGGAGCTGAAGCAGACGCTGTAG
- a CDS encoding alpha/beta fold hydrolase, protein MTWAQAERWAMWGTVALAALALLNVLWVLGVRRYYRLRGPAPELLRAVCADGWELAVYVRRAAVRRFEEPVLLCHGLAANRYTFDFEPPYSVAHALNEAGFDCYSVEWRGTGGSRRPPRGRRATDFSVDDHILQDGPALLALALAQSGAREAFWLGHSLGGLVGYGVAQGPEGARLKGLLALGAPVYFQYRPFLQALVGLGVRAAWPRRLRHEWTSVGLAPFLGYVPLPLSDLVVNPRHIPPRVQRQVYANMVASVSRRVLVQFHDWIRHDAFRSFDRRVDWRAGIAGLRLPLLVMGGSADRLAPPESVRAQYALAGSEDKTLHVFGRDRGDRMDYGHGDLIFGEGAPLEVYPLMCGWLQARATPRAQEEAQGASVRTQAAPSA, encoded by the coding sequence ATGACGTGGGCGCAGGCGGAGCGGTGGGCGATGTGGGGGACCGTGGCGCTCGCCGCGCTCGCCCTGCTCAACGTGCTCTGGGTGCTCGGGGTGCGCCGCTACTACCGGCTGCGGGGGCCGGCGCCCGAGCTGCTGCGCGCCGTGTGCGCGGACGGCTGGGAGCTGGCGGTGTACGTGCGGCGCGCCGCGGTGCGCCGCTTCGAGGAACCCGTGCTGCTGTGCCACGGGCTTGCGGCCAACCGCTACACCTTCGACTTCGAGCCGCCCTACTCCGTCGCCCACGCGCTCAACGAGGCGGGCTTCGACTGCTACAGCGTGGAGTGGCGCGGCACCGGAGGCTCACGCCGGCCGCCGCGCGGCCGGCGCGCCACGGACTTCAGCGTGGACGATCACATCCTGCAGGACGGCCCGGCGCTGCTCGCCCTCGCGCTCGCGCAGAGCGGCGCCCGCGAGGCCTTCTGGCTCGGCCACTCGCTCGGGGGACTGGTGGGCTACGGCGTGGCCCAGGGGCCCGAGGGCGCGCGGCTCAAGGGGCTGCTCGCCCTGGGTGCGCCCGTGTACTTCCAGTACCGGCCCTTCCTGCAGGCGCTGGTGGGGCTGGGGGTGCGCGCCGCGTGGCCGCGCCGGCTGCGGCACGAGTGGACGAGCGTGGGGCTCGCTCCCTTCCTGGGCTACGTGCCGCTGCCGCTCTCGGACCTGGTGGTCAACCCGCGCCACATCCCGCCGCGGGTCCAGCGCCAGGTGTACGCGAACATGGTGGCCTCGGTGAGCCGCCGCGTGCTGGTGCAGTTCCACGACTGGATCCGCCACGACGCCTTCCGCTCCTTCGATCGCCGCGTGGACTGGCGCGCGGGCATCGCCGGGCTGCGCCTCCCGCTGCTGGTGATGGGAGGCAGCGCGGACCGGCTGGCGCCGCCCGAGTCCGTGCGCGCCCAGTACGCGCTGGCCGGCTCCGAGGACAAGACGCTGCACGTGTTCGGGCGCGACCGCGGCGACCGCATGGACTACGGGCACGGCGACCTCATCTTCGGCGAGGGCGCGCCGCTCGAGGTGTACCCGCTCATGTGCGGGTGGCTGCAGGCGCGCGCCACCCCGCGCGCGCAGGAAGAGGCTCAGGGCGCGTCCGTGCGCACGCAGGCGGCCCCCAGCGCGTAG